One Nostoc punctiforme PCC 73102 DNA window includes the following coding sequences:
- the htpG gene encoding molecular chaperone HtpG, whose translation MLEQGTISIHTENIFPIIKKSLYSDHQIFLRELVSNAVDAIQKLKMVSRAGDYAGDIGEPEIEIAIDKDKKTLSISDNGIGMTADEVKKYINQVAFSSAEEFIHKYEGKSDQPIIGHFGLGFYSSFMVAQKVEIDTLSYQEGAQAVHWTCDGSPAFTLEDSSRTTRGTTITLSLQGEEEEFLESARIKNLVKTYCDFLPVPIKLEGEVLNKQKAPWRESPSNLTQEDYLEFYRYLYPFQEEPLLWVHLNTDYPFIINGILYFPKMRPDVDVTKGQIKLFCNQVFVSDNCEEIIPQFLMPMRGVIDSTDIPLNVSRSALQGDRTVKRIGDYIAKKVGDRLKELFRDNREQYISAWKDLGTFVKFGVLNDDKFKKQIEDIIVFRTTAKLTEKVAAETPVVEVQSSDGDAWQDVTPSPSAENSTPSAPYTTLKEYLERNKERNENRVFYSTDEATQSTYIELHKNQGLEVLFMDSFIDTHFINFLEREYQDVKFTRVDSDLDNTLLEQDKDKEIVDPKTNKTRSETIKELFEKSLNKPKLNIRTEALKSDDPQGTPPAMVLLPEILRRLREMNAMMQQGTAEFPEDHILLVNTAHPLIQNLANLNQGTIIQGDGQSSTDQLVNLICQHVYDLALMSQKGFDAEGMKSFVERSNEVLTKLTEQASK comes from the coding sequence ATGCTAGAACAAGGCACTATCAGTATTCATACTGAGAATATTTTCCCGATCATTAAGAAGTCTCTTTACTCAGATCACCAAATCTTTTTGCGGGAACTGGTATCCAATGCTGTAGACGCTATCCAAAAGCTGAAAATGGTATCCCGCGCCGGAGATTACGCTGGAGACATCGGCGAACCGGAAATTGAAATTGCCATTGACAAAGATAAGAAAACTCTCTCCATATCCGATAACGGTATCGGGATGACCGCAGATGAAGTTAAGAAATATATCAATCAGGTTGCCTTCTCTAGTGCTGAAGAATTTATTCATAAATACGAAGGCAAATCAGATCAACCCATAATTGGCCACTTCGGTCTTGGTTTCTACTCTTCCTTCATGGTGGCGCAAAAGGTAGAAATTGATACCCTCTCCTACCAAGAAGGGGCGCAGGCGGTTCACTGGACTTGCGATGGTTCCCCAGCTTTTACCTTAGAAGATTCGTCCCGCACAACTCGCGGCACTACTATTACCCTCAGTCTGCAAGGCGAAGAGGAGGAATTTCTAGAATCTGCACGGATTAAGAATCTTGTCAAGACCTACTGCGATTTCTTGCCAGTACCAATAAAACTAGAGGGTGAAGTATTAAATAAGCAAAAAGCACCGTGGCGAGAGTCTCCAAGTAATCTGACTCAAGAAGATTATTTAGAGTTTTACCGTTACCTGTATCCTTTTCAGGAAGAACCTTTGTTGTGGGTACATTTAAATACTGACTATCCTTTTATCATCAACGGGATTCTGTATTTTCCCAAAATGAGGCCGGATGTAGATGTTACCAAAGGGCAAATCAAGCTATTTTGTAATCAAGTTTTTGTCAGCGACAACTGCGAAGAAATTATCCCGCAATTTCTGATGCCGATGCGGGGTGTGATTGATAGCACCGATATTCCGCTAAACGTATCGCGGAGTGCCTTGCAAGGCGATCGCACCGTGAAGCGAATTGGTGACTACATTGCTAAAAAAGTAGGCGATCGCCTCAAAGAACTTTTCCGCGATAATCGCGAACAATACATCAGTGCTTGGAAAGATCTCGGAACCTTTGTAAAATTCGGCGTTCTCAACGACGATAAATTCAAAAAACAAATTGAAGACATCATCGTCTTCCGCACCACCGCCAAGCTGACAGAAAAAGTTGCTGCTGAAACTCCAGTGGTTGAAGTCCAGTCTTCAGACGGCGATGCTTGGCAAGATGTGACTCCTTCACCCAGTGCTGAGAACTCAACCCCCAGCGCTCCCTATACTACGCTGAAAGAATATCTAGAACGCAACAAAGAACGCAACGAAAACCGGGTTTTCTACAGTACTGATGAAGCAACCCAATCTACATACATAGAACTGCACAAAAATCAAGGATTGGAAGTCCTATTTATGGACTCCTTCATTGATACTCACTTTATCAACTTCCTAGAGCGGGAATATCAGGATGTCAAGTTTACGCGGGTAGACTCAGATTTAGACAATACTCTGCTGGAACAAGATAAAGATAAGGAAATTGTCGATCCTAAGACGAACAAAACCCGCAGTGAGACGATTAAAGAGTTATTTGAGAAATCTCTCAACAAACCCAAACTCAACATCCGTACCGAAGCGTTGAAGTCAGACGATCCTCAAGGTACACCACCTGCGATGGTGCTTTTACCAGAGATTCTTCGCCGCCTGCGAGAAATGAATGCCATGATGCAGCAGGGAACAGCAGAGTTTCCTGAAGATCACATTTTGCTCGTGAATACTGCTCACCCGCTTATTCAAAATCTGGCAAATCTGAACCAAGGTACTATTATTCAAGGTGACGGTCAATCATCTACAGATCAGTTAGTGAACTTAATTTGTCAACACGTTTATGATTTAGCGCTGATGTCTCAAAAAGGATTTGACGCTGAAGGAATGAAATCTTTCGTCGAGCGATCGAATGAGGTACTCACCAAACTGACTGAACAAGCTAGTAAATAG
- a CDS encoding type II toxin-antitoxin system PemK/MazF family toxin: protein MTTIQAGEFWVADIPFTSGEGSKKRPILVLWLDGNDLVAAVVTSAKPRTQTDVSLNDWVASGLRVASTVRLSRLDCLEQSLLLAKIGQVSESDAKRLKELWDLYVKPQF, encoded by the coding sequence ATGACGACTATCCAAGCCGGTGAATTTTGGGTAGCAGATATTCCATTTACTAGCGGTGAAGGTTCTAAAAAACGTCCAATACTTGTGTTGTGGTTAGATGGAAATGATCTAGTAGCCGCAGTAGTCACATCTGCTAAACCCCGTACACAAACTGATGTATCTTTGAATGATTGGGTTGCAAGTGGTTTGCGTGTTGCTTCAACTGTGCGTCTATCTCGATTGGATTGTCTAGAACAATCTTTGTTGCTAGCTAAGATCGGGCAAGTTTCTGAATCAGATGCAAAGCGCTTAAAAGAATTATGGGATTTGTATGTTAAGCCTCAGTTTTAA
- a CDS encoding Uma2 family endonuclease produces the protein MLLELKRIHVPPGQRVLVRDVTWQELETILEDLGEHRVARIAYDRGILEIMAPLPEHEYDKEIIGDLVKALLQELNTEFISLGSTTFKNQAMAQGIEPDQSFYIKNESKIRGKKRLDLTVDSPPDLAIEVDITSRTHPNIYEALKVPELWRFNKGKLQINVLQNGHYVESQQSLNFPQFKLGEAITQYLEQSITGGRNATFKAFRLWVQKQIQQG, from the coding sequence ATGTTGTTGGAATTAAAGCGCATCCATGTTCCACCAGGACAAAGAGTGTTAGTGCGAGATGTAACCTGGCAGGAATTGGAAACAATTCTAGAGGATTTAGGCGAACACCGTGTAGCACGAATTGCTTATGACAGGGGAATACTGGAGATTATGGCACCACTGCCAGAACATGAATATGATAAAGAAATTATTGGCGATTTAGTCAAAGCGCTTCTGCAAGAGCTAAATACTGAGTTCATCAGTCTTGGTTCTACAACTTTCAAAAACCAAGCAATGGCTCAAGGTATAGAACCTGACCAGTCTTTCTATATAAAAAATGAATCTAAGATTCGTGGGAAGAAGCGTCTAGACTTAACAGTAGACTCCCCTCCAGATTTAGCTATAGAAGTTGACATTACTTCTCGCACTCATCCTAATATTTATGAAGCTTTAAAAGTACCTGAACTTTGGCGTTTTAATAAAGGAAAGCTCCAAATTAATGTTCTACAAAATGGTCATTATGTAGAGTCTCAGCAAAGCCTAAATTTTCCTCAATTTAAATTAGGTGAAGCGATTACTCAATATCTTGAGCAAAGTATAACCGGAGGCAGAAATGCAACATTCAAAGCTTTTCGTCTTTGGGTACAAAAGCAAATACAACAGGGATAA
- a CDS encoding AAA family ATPase, with the protein MVNSSGLLAKLYNAFNPFEPLPAGDPKYVDCQDVRGDADIEQELGNRMRLADTNTCQLYSGHRGAGKSTELLRLKKYLENREFYVVYFAADEEDIDSEDAQYTDILLACTRRLLKDLKGIASPRPILDWLKGRWEDLKDLAQTPIEFESLGVEAQLTQFAKLTANLRAVPELRQKIRQKIDPYTVTLIQVLNEFLVDAKQHLPNGYKKLAVIVDNLDRMVLVKDAERTNYEEVFLDRSEQLQALDCHLIYTVPISMVYSTRATDLRDIYGDPQILPMIMVKTFEGNVYQPGLEKVKEVIKKRVRQIAPELSLETEIFDSPQTLDRLCLMSGGHVRNLLLLTQDAIGRSEDLPVSEKAVRRAITQARDTYRRAVENHQWCLLAEVSCSKRIINDDLYRSLMYNRCLLEYRYLDDDGEMQRWYDIHPLIQGIPEFKEAVAKLS; encoded by the coding sequence ATGGTTAATAGTTCTGGCTTACTCGCAAAACTCTACAATGCTTTTAACCCCTTTGAACCCTTACCCGCAGGCGATCCAAAATATGTAGATTGTCAGGATGTGCGCGGAGATGCGGATATTGAACAAGAGTTGGGAAATCGGATGCGATTAGCAGATACAAATACTTGTCAATTGTATTCCGGTCATCGGGGTGCGGGGAAGTCTACAGAATTACTCAGGTTAAAGAAATATTTAGAAAACCGGGAATTTTATGTTGTGTATTTTGCGGCTGATGAAGAGGATATCGATTCTGAAGATGCCCAATATACAGATATACTCCTCGCCTGTACCCGCCGTTTGCTCAAAGATTTAAAAGGAATTGCTAGTCCTCGTCCTATACTCGACTGGTTGAAAGGTCGTTGGGAAGATTTGAAAGATTTGGCGCAGACTCCCATAGAATTTGAAAGTCTGGGAGTAGAAGCCCAGCTAACTCAATTCGCCAAGTTGACCGCAAATTTAAGGGCTGTTCCTGAATTACGCCAGAAGATTCGCCAAAAAATTGATCCTTACACTGTCACTTTAATTCAGGTTTTAAATGAATTCCTGGTGGATGCAAAACAGCACTTACCTAATGGCTACAAGAAACTGGCGGTAATTGTCGATAACTTAGACCGGATGGTGTTAGTTAAAGACGCAGAACGCACCAACTATGAAGAAGTCTTTTTAGACCGTAGCGAACAACTCCAAGCTTTAGATTGCCATTTGATTTATACTGTCCCCATTTCAATGGTCTATTCTACCAGGGCAACAGACCTTAGAGATATTTACGGCGATCCCCAAATTTTGCCGATGATTATGGTAAAAACTTTCGAGGGAAACGTTTATCAGCCAGGACTCGAAAAAGTTAAGGAAGTAATTAAGAAACGAGTCCGGCAAATTGCACCAGAACTATCACTAGAAACGGAAATTTTTGACAGTCCCCAAACCTTAGACAGACTTTGTTTGATGAGTGGAGGTCATGTGAGGAATTTGCTATTGTTAACTCAAGATGCCATTGGACGTTCTGAAGACTTACCTGTTTCAGAAAAGGCGGTGCGACGAGCAATTACTCAAGCTAGAGATACTTATCGCCGCGCTGTGGAAAATCATCAATGGTGTCTGTTAGCGGAAGTCTCTTGTTCTAAGCGCATTATTAATGATGACTTGTATCGGAGTTTAATGTATAATCGCTGTCTTTTAGAATACCGTTATTTGGATGATGATGGAGAAATGCAGCGTTGGTATGATATTCATCCATTGATTCAAGGAATTCCAGAATTTAAAGAAGCCGTAGCGAAACTTTCATGA
- the clpB gene encoding ATP-dependent chaperone ClpB, with the protein MQPTDPNKFTDKAWEAIVKSQDIVRAYQQQQLDVEHLIIALLEEPTSLAIRILARSEVDPIRFQQQLEAFIQRQPKVGKSDQLYLSRSLDVLLDKAEEARVRMKDSYISVEHILLAFAEDDRIGRKILKSFSADAAKLEATIKAVRGSQKVTDQSPESRYEALQKFGRDLTEQAKAGKLDPVIGRDDEIRRVIQVLSRRSKNNPVLIGEPGVGKTAIAEALAQRMVNGDVPESLKNRQLISLDIGSLIAGAKLRGEFEERLKAVLKEVMDSNGQIVLFIDELHTVVGTGSSQQGAMDAGNLLKPMLARGELRCIGATTLDEFRKHIEKDAALERRFQQVFVDQPSVENTISILRGLKERYEVHHNVKISDSALVAAATLSARYISDRFLPDKAIDLVDEAAAQLKMEITSKPAELETIDRRLMQLEMEKLSLAGEEKGTPQTKERLERIEQEIANLTEKQQIFNEQWQGEKQILEAISALKKEEDALRVQIEQAERAYDLNKAAQLKYGKLEGVQHEREAKEASLLEIQNQGSTLLREQVTEADIAEIVAKWTGIPVNRLLESERQKLLQLESHLHQRVIGQEEAVEAVAAAIRRARAGMKDPSRPIGSFLFMGPTGVGKTELARALAQFLFDSDDALVRLDMSEYMEKHSVSRLVGAPPGYVGYEEGGQLSEAVRRRPYSVVLLDEVEKAHPDVFNILLQVLDDGRITDSQGRTVDFRNSVIVMTSNIGSEHILDVSGDSQYETMRKRVMEGLRSHFRPEFLNRVDDIILFHTLNRTEMRQIIRIQLKRVENLLREQKIFFEISQAACDHLVESGYDPVYGARPLKRAIQREVENPLATKLLENTFISGDTILIDKNENGLSFSKKVLVKVSVPQIAT; encoded by the coding sequence TAAATTTACTGATAAAGCCTGGGAAGCAATTGTTAAATCTCAGGATATAGTCCGTGCTTATCAACAACAGCAACTAGATGTTGAACATTTAATTATTGCCCTGTTAGAAGAACCCACTAGTCTAGCAATACGTATCCTGGCTCGATCTGAGGTCGATCCAATCCGCTTTCAACAGCAGCTAGAAGCCTTTATCCAACGTCAGCCCAAAGTTGGTAAAAGCGATCAGCTTTATCTTAGCCGTAGTTTAGATGTTTTACTAGATAAAGCTGAGGAAGCTAGAGTCAGGATGAAAGACTCCTACATTTCCGTAGAACATATACTTTTGGCTTTTGCTGAAGACGATCGCATTGGACGAAAGATCCTCAAAAGCTTTAGTGCGGACGCAGCTAAACTAGAAGCTACTATCAAAGCCGTTCGCGGTAGCCAAAAAGTAACAGATCAAAGCCCAGAATCGCGCTATGAAGCTTTACAAAAATTTGGCAGAGATTTGACAGAACAGGCAAAAGCTGGAAAACTCGACCCGGTAATTGGGCGAGATGACGAAATTCGGCGGGTAATTCAAGTATTGTCTCGTCGGAGCAAAAATAACCCCGTCTTGATTGGTGAACCTGGGGTAGGTAAAACTGCGATCGCAGAAGCTTTGGCACAACGGATGGTAAACGGTGACGTTCCCGAATCTCTGAAAAACCGCCAACTGATCTCTTTAGACATCGGTAGTTTAATTGCTGGGGCAAAATTGCGAGGAGAATTTGAAGAACGTTTGAAAGCTGTCCTCAAAGAAGTTATGGACTCTAACGGGCAAATTGTCCTGTTTATCGACGAACTACATACCGTAGTCGGTACGGGTTCCAGCCAACAAGGGGCAATGGATGCCGGAAATTTGCTCAAACCAATGCTGGCGCGGGGAGAACTGCGTTGTATTGGTGCAACTACCCTCGACGAGTTCCGCAAACACATTGAGAAAGACGCTGCCCTAGAACGCCGCTTTCAGCAAGTATTTGTCGATCAGCCAAGTGTGGAAAATACTATTTCCATTCTGCGGGGGTTGAAAGAACGCTATGAAGTGCATCACAACGTCAAAATTTCTGATTCGGCTTTGGTAGCAGCAGCAACCCTGTCAGCACGTTATATTAGCGATCGCTTCTTACCAGATAAAGCAATAGATTTGGTGGATGAAGCCGCAGCACAGTTGAAAATGGAGATTACCTCCAAACCAGCAGAATTGGAAACCATCGATCGCCGCCTCATGCAGTTAGAAATGGAAAAGCTGTCATTAGCTGGCGAAGAAAAGGGTACTCCCCAAACAAAAGAGCGTTTGGAGCGCATTGAGCAAGAAATCGCCAATTTAACTGAAAAACAGCAAATATTTAATGAGCAATGGCAAGGTGAAAAGCAGATATTGGAGGCGATAAGCGCCTTAAAGAAAGAAGAAGATGCGCTGCGAGTGCAAATTGAACAGGCGGAACGCGCTTATGACCTAAATAAAGCTGCCCAACTGAAATATGGCAAATTGGAAGGAGTACAGCACGAGCGCGAAGCTAAAGAAGCCAGCCTTTTAGAAATTCAAAACCAAGGTTCCACGTTGCTGCGAGAACAAGTCACTGAAGCTGATATTGCGGAAATCGTCGCCAAATGGACAGGAATTCCCGTTAATCGCCTGTTGGAATCGGAACGGCAAAAATTACTGCAACTAGAAAGTCATTTGCATCAACGAGTCATTGGGCAAGAAGAGGCTGTAGAAGCGGTAGCAGCAGCCATTCGCCGCGCCCGTGCGGGGATGAAAGACCCCTCCCGTCCCATTGGTTCATTTTTGTTCATGGGCCCCACAGGTGTGGGCAAAACCGAACTCGCCCGTGCTTTAGCTCAGTTTCTCTTTGATTCTGATGATGCCTTGGTGCGCTTAGATATGTCTGAGTATATGGAAAAACACTCAGTTTCTCGGTTAGTGGGAGCGCCTCCAGGATACGTAGGCTATGAAGAAGGCGGTCAACTTTCCGAGGCGGTTCGCCGCCGTCCCTACTCAGTGGTGCTGCTGGATGAAGTGGAAAAAGCGCACCCCGATGTGTTCAATATTTTGTTGCAGGTGTTAGATGATGGGAGAATTACTGACTCTCAGGGGAGAACGGTAGATTTTCGTAACAGCGTTATTGTAATGACCAGTAACATAGGTAGCGAACACATTTTAGATGTGTCTGGTGATTCTCAGTATGAAACGATGCGGAAGCGGGTAATGGAAGGTTTGCGATCGCATTTCCGCCCAGAATTTCTCAACCGCGTTGATGATATTATTCTCTTCCATACCCTAAATCGCACGGAAATGCGGCAAATCATCCGTATTCAACTCAAGCGAGTAGAAAATCTCCTACGAGAGCAAAAAATCTTCTTTGAGATATCCCAAGCAGCCTGCGATCACCTTGTCGAATCAGGCTATGACCCAGTTTATGGTGCGCGTCCACTCAAACGCGCAATTCAGCGAGAAGTAGAAAACCCCCTCGCCACCAAGTTATTGGAAAATACTTTTATCTCTGGAGACACGATTCTCATTGACAAAAATGAAAATGGTCTGTCTTTTAGTAAAAAAGTGCTGGTGAAGGTGTCAGTACCACAGATTGCTACATAG
- a CDS encoding IS4 family transposase, with translation MIINSFPKIVKDILRGLPKNDYPVLNSRLFFECWLSYAMDNSLTSMRDLFNRLNNTGFPVDISTFSKANLHRSQKPFQEIYQKLNELVQKKVQKKLHDKYAICPIDSTIITLTSKLLWVLGHHQVKLFSSLNLATGSPSDNFINFGHDHDYKFGCKMMSSLPNNAVGVMDRGFAGLKFIQELVQENKYFVLRVKNNWKLEFEEQTGLIKVGASNDAQAYRVINFCDLETKTEFRLVTNLPTLGEAAVSDYEIRDIYRLRWGVELLWKFLKMHLKLDKLITKNVNGITIQIYVTLIAYLILQILSVPQQWGHTLLDKFRYLQSCMCQKISYVHWFEEMMSC, from the coding sequence GTGATTATAAATTCATTTCCCAAGATTGTCAAAGATATCTTGAGAGGACTGCCAAAAAACGATTATCCAGTATTGAACAGTCGTCTGTTCTTTGAGTGCTGGTTATCTTATGCTATGGATAACAGCTTAACAAGTATGCGAGATTTATTTAACAGATTAAACAACACAGGATTTCCGGTAGATATTTCTACTTTCTCTAAAGCAAACTTACATCGAAGTCAAAAACCTTTTCAAGAAATTTACCAAAAATTAAATGAATTAGTACAGAAGAAAGTTCAAAAAAAGTTACATGATAAATATGCAATTTGTCCAATAGATTCAACAATTATTACTCTCACAAGTAAATTGTTATGGGTACTAGGACACCATCAAGTAAAACTTTTCAGTTCTCTAAATTTAGCTACTGGAAGTCCATCAGATAACTTCATAAACTTTGGACATGACCATGACTATAAATTTGGTTGTAAAATGATGTCTAGTCTACCAAATAATGCTGTTGGTGTAATGGATAGAGGTTTTGCTGGATTAAAATTTATCCAAGAATTAGTCCAAGAAAACAAATACTTTGTTTTGCGGGTAAAAAACAATTGGAAGTTAGAATTTGAGGAGCAAACTGGATTAATTAAAGTTGGTGCATCTAATGATGCTCAAGCCTATAGAGTGATTAATTTTTGTGATTTAGAAACGAAAACTGAGTTTCGATTAGTAACCAATTTACCAACATTAGGAGAGGCTGCCGTTAGTGATTATGAAATCAGGGATATTTATCGATTGCGTTGGGGAGTTGAATTGTTGTGGAAGTTTTTGAAAATGCACTTAAAACTTGACAAGTTAATTACTAAAAATGTTAATGGTATCACCATACAAATTTACGTTACTTTAATAGCTTATCTAATTTTACAGATATTATCTGTACCACAACAATGGGGACATACGCTATTAGATAAATTCCGCTATTTACAATCTTGTATGTGTCAGAAAATAAGTTATGTTCATTGGTTTGAAGAGATGATGTCATGTTGA
- a CDS encoding class I SAM-dependent methyltransferase: MQLITSLDIRNSEYLSKDRLISYHHQLRLIFSLGNQVKNVLEIGIFNSLLTDILKNNGYNVTTADVDPNLKPEMILDLTTDFSLPKDKFDAIVLFQVLEHFPYEQSEEALKKLAEATKKFLVISIPYCTQYLSFQIKSSFSGRPRYLLLSVPKFWSTKPVCDEHYWEMGLKGYPKKRILNSVANAGLTVKQEFIDPSYPYHYFLVLEKTNNI, encoded by the coding sequence ATGCAACTCATAACTTCGTTAGATATTAGAAATTCAGAATATTTGTCTAAAGATCGGCTTATTAGTTATCACCATCAATTGCGTCTAATTTTTTCGCTGGGTAATCAAGTAAAAAACGTTCTGGAAATTGGGATTTTTAATTCTCTGTTAACAGACATCTTGAAGAACAATGGATACAACGTCACTACTGCTGATGTCGATCCCAACCTCAAGCCAGAAATGATTTTGGATTTAACTACAGATTTTTCGTTGCCAAAAGATAAATTTGATGCCATTGTCCTGTTTCAAGTGCTGGAACACTTTCCTTATGAACAGTCAGAAGAAGCGCTGAAAAAACTGGCGGAAGCAACAAAGAAATTTTTGGTAATTTCTATTCCTTATTGCACTCAATACTTGTCCTTTCAGATCAAAAGCTCTTTCTCAGGTAGACCAAGGTATTTATTACTCAGTGTGCCAAAATTCTGGAGTACAAAGCCAGTATGTGACGAGCATTACTGGGAAATGGGTTTGAAAGGATATCCCAAAAAGCGGATTTTAAACTCTGTTGCCAACGCTGGGCTAACTGTCAAGCAAGAATTTATCGATCCTAGTTACCCGTATCACTATTTTTTGGTGTTAGAAAAAACCAACAATATTTAG
- a CDS encoding tetratricopeptide repeat protein, which translates to MNPNLSDWDDDLPPEPEEAYQDLLRALRRKSGFGLFFVQCTPVEADNLIIKLPQEIPQKKIAVLRFVEAIDNLYQPVAESVKDKQVDILLIKGLEYSLYKYEKRSFGEITEGQFSNLISVPHILNHLNQQRERFRDDFPISFVFLLRSFSINYFIHRAPDFFDWRSGVFELPTAPEVVEQESTRLLLEGDYEEYLKLSSEQKIEKVIEIQDLLTEKDQPESRKAGLLVEQGNLLDAAKEYEAAITSYNQALKFQPDYYQAWNNQGKALRNLGRYEEALASFEQALKFQPDDYIVLNNKGIELWNLRRYEEALASYNEAVQIKPDDPQAWYNRGITLWDLERYEEALASYNEAVQIKPDYQEAWHNQGNTLGKLERYEEALASYVRTVTIQPDKHEAWHGKGFALGQLGCDEEALTAFNEALKIKPDYHQAWYNRGHALSNLGRNEEAIASYDQALKIKPDYHYAWYYKGAALIKLGRWKEGNKSINKAIEINPDFVKNIFNIQNKQIITSLLQKLGFQKLVQIAISFLRIIEFRG; encoded by the coding sequence ATGAACCCAAATTTAAGCGATTGGGATGATGATTTACCCCCAGAACCAGAAGAAGCTTATCAAGACTTGCTTCGCGCACTGAGGCGAAAATCAGGATTTGGTTTGTTTTTCGTCCAATGTACACCTGTAGAAGCAGACAATTTAATTATCAAACTTCCGCAGGAGATTCCGCAGAAGAAGATTGCAGTTTTGCGCTTTGTTGAGGCAATTGATAATTTATATCAGCCAGTCGCAGAGTCTGTTAAAGACAAGCAAGTTGATATTTTATTGATTAAAGGTCTGGAATATTCTTTATATAAGTATGAAAAAAGAAGTTTTGGGGAAATTACAGAAGGACAATTTAGCAATTTAATCAGTGTTCCGCATATTTTAAATCACTTAAACCAACAGCGAGAACGCTTTAGAGATGACTTTCCAATTAGCTTTGTTTTTCTTTTACGTTCTTTTTCGATAAACTATTTTATTCATCGCGCCCCAGATTTTTTTGATTGGCGTTCTGGAGTATTTGAATTACCTACAGCGCCAGAGGTGGTAGAACAAGAATCAACTCGCCTGCTGTTGGAAGGAGACTATGAGGAATATTTGAAACTCAGCTCTGAACAAAAAATTGAGAAAGTTATAGAAATTCAAGACTTGTTGACAGAAAAAGATCAGCCAGAGAGTCGGAAGGCAGGTTTACTAGTTGAACAGGGGAATTTACTAGACGCTGCTAAGGAATACGAAGCAGCGATAACATCTTACAACCAAGCACTGAAATTTCAACCTGATTACTACCAGGCTTGGAATAATCAGGGTAAGGCATTACGCAATTTAGGACGTTATGAAGAAGCACTTGCCTCCTTTGAGCAAGCACTGAAATTTCAACCTGATGATTACATAGTTTTGAATAACAAGGGAATTGAATTGTGGAATCTAAGACGCTATGAAGAAGCGCTCGCATCTTATAATGAGGCGGTACAAATTAAACCAGATGATCCCCAAGCTTGGTACAATCGGGGAATTACGCTATGGGATTTAGAACGCTATGAAGAAGCGCTTGCATCCTATAATGAGGCGGTACAAATTAAACCAGACTATCAGGAGGCTTGGCACAATCAAGGTAATACACTTGGAAAATTAGAACGGTACGAAGAAGCGCTCGCATCCTACGTTAGAACAGTAACAATTCAACCTGATAAACACGAAGCCTGGCATGGTAAAGGCTTTGCACTAGGGCAATTAGGATGTGATGAAGAAGCACTTACCGCTTTTAACGAAGCACTGAAAATTAAACCAGATTATCACCAAGCTTGGTACAATCGGGGCCATGCACTATCTAATTTAGGACGCAATGAAGAGGCGATCGCATCTTACGACCAAGCACTAAAAATTAAACCTGATTACCACTATGCTTGGTATTATAAGGGGGCTGCATTAATTAAATTAGGTCGCTGGAAAGAAGGAAATAAAAGTATTAACAAGGCTATTGAAATCAATCCAGATTTTGTGAAAAATATATTTAATATTCAAAATAAACAAATTATCACTAGTTTGTTGCAAAAATTGGGATTTCAAAAATTAGTTCAAATTGCGATAAGTTTCTTGAGAATAATTGAATTTAGGGGCTGA